The Myxococcales bacterium genome has a segment encoding these proteins:
- a CDS encoding IS630 family transposase, producing the protein MARRGVSAPEIGRRLGCSDRCVRKWKARFAAEQTLGCLDDRPRAGRPARIALHVRCELVRIACERIDEKRTKFRDVWSYGALADELKRRTGVQISISEVGRILRFAELRPHNVKQWLHSPDPAFSAKAKKICQLYLNPPNDGVVLCIDEKPLQALQRLHPTHLSPTDASVRFEFEYKRHGTQSLLAAFDISDGNVVASVVPHRSADALLDFLKQVAREHPRGRIYVVWDNLNIHYDGRDKRWTRFNRQHGGRFRFIYTPKHASWMNQVEIWFSILHRRILRYGSFASLKDQRAQVLKFIRHWNGHEKHPFRWTWRCDSRQNPKRQARAA; encoded by the coding sequence ATGGCCCGGCGTGGCGTCAGCGCTCCCGAAATTGGACGGCGGCTCGGGTGCTCGGATCGGTGCGTTCGGAAATGGAAAGCGCGGTTCGCTGCCGAGCAGACACTTGGCTGTCTCGATGACCGGCCGCGCGCTGGGCGCCCCGCCCGCATTGCGCTCCACGTCCGTTGCGAGCTCGTGCGCATAGCCTGCGAGCGTATCGACGAGAAAAGGACGAAGTTTCGCGATGTTTGGTCCTATGGCGCTTTGGCCGACGAACTGAAGAGGCGCACGGGCGTGCAGATCAGCATCAGCGAAGTCGGTCGCATTCTGCGGTTCGCCGAGCTGCGCCCTCACAACGTAAAGCAGTGGCTGCACAGCCCAGATCCTGCCTTCTCTGCGAAGGCAAAGAAGATCTGCCAGTTGTATCTGAACCCGCCCAACGACGGCGTCGTGCTCTGCATCGACGAGAAGCCTTTGCAGGCGTTGCAAAGACTTCATCCTACCCACTTGAGCCCGACAGACGCTTCGGTGCGGTTTGAGTTCGAGTACAAACGTCACGGAACCCAGTCGCTTCTCGCTGCCTTCGATATCAGTGACGGCAATGTCGTCGCATCGGTCGTCCCACATCGAAGCGCCGACGCACTGTTGGACTTCCTCAAGCAGGTCGCGCGGGAACACCCCCGGGGCCGAATCTACGTCGTCTGGGACAATCTCAATATCCACTACGACGGCCGCGACAAGCGGTGGACCCGATTCAACCGTCAGCACGGGGGCCGCTTCCGGTTCATCTACACGCCCAAGCACGCCTCCTGGATGAACCAAGTAGAGATCTGGTTCTCGATACTGCACCGCCGCATTCTGCGATACGGCAGCTTTGCCTCCTTGAAGGATCAGCGGGCGCAAGTCCTCAAGTTCATCCGGCACTGGAATGGGCACGAGAAGCATCCCTTCCGGTGGACATGGCGGTGCGATAGCCGGCAGAATCCCAAGCGTCAGGCCCGTGCTGCCTGA
- a CDS encoding DUF2075 domain-containing protein: MPPSPAWFSSTRATFVGAATESVVAQLASGATREGWLVEPEQHDEWTSSVEALKHELAADAWPAEGQQGGAAKAETVDTLRAALAQAGLESFRHVILEYNMRRRGLRVDCVLLGEGIIAVIEFKRSRPSAADRDQVMNYAVNLCEFHAETQRALDQGAILVPIVVATQQDTPLRLGQAFHAAPWSRVLQAPLEGSARDLAQALRHALALRPSSATPVTIDRDTWLAAKFSPSSTILDAAISLYGAHDVSAISEHAAPIEVLEACATEAMAQIEDALQTGQRRIVFVSGAPGAGKTLVGLKLAFSAQLREQSVFVTGNAPLVDVLCHALQGSYKRASRRAGISGYAKEQARHVLGNATFKIVKAHNYLGDRGRHLDTAQERVVIFDEAQRTYEKGRTVLRQRLANHEADLILESLEQSFPGGTVVVALLGHNQAINSGERGAVAWLEAAARRHWQFAIGEETLALTELASHSHHGTHALRRSLQRGHLAHSLRYYRNASVERWAHAVLENQPTTARKIAAELDAHGHTVYLTRSLAHAKRWAQERRVGAERAGVIASAQGRRLSAVGIHVQYKPDISDWMLTPSGDVRSSNMLETAQNQYQIQGLELDHTIVCWDLDLRRSPQGWQAFKMQGTTWKCDKAQDIARNGYLVLLTRARKGMILVVPEGDEGDPTRPPGAYGELAAYLRACGAEEGGP, from the coding sequence ATGCCCCCATCCCCCGCTTGGTTCTCCAGCACCCGCGCCACCTTCGTCGGCGCCGCCACTGAATCCGTGGTCGCCCAGCTCGCCTCGGGCGCCACGCGCGAAGGCTGGCTCGTAGAGCCCGAGCAGCACGACGAGTGGACCTCCAGCGTTGAAGCCCTCAAGCACGAGCTTGCGGCCGACGCCTGGCCCGCCGAGGGCCAGCAGGGTGGGGCGGCAAAGGCCGAGACCGTCGACACGCTGAGGGCGGCGTTGGCCCAAGCCGGCCTCGAGAGCTTTCGCCATGTGATTCTCGAGTACAACATGCGGCGCCGCGGTCTGCGTGTGGATTGCGTGCTGCTGGGGGAGGGCATCATCGCCGTGATCGAGTTCAAGCGCAGCCGCCCCAGCGCCGCCGATCGCGACCAGGTGATGAACTACGCTGTGAACCTGTGCGAGTTCCACGCCGAGACCCAGCGCGCGCTGGACCAAGGCGCCATCCTGGTGCCCATCGTCGTGGCCACCCAGCAAGACACGCCGCTGCGCCTCGGCCAAGCGTTTCACGCCGCCCCGTGGAGCCGGGTGCTACAAGCGCCCCTCGAGGGCAGCGCCCGTGACCTTGCCCAAGCCTTGCGCCACGCCCTCGCGCTGCGGCCCAGTTCGGCCACCCCCGTGACCATCGACCGCGACACCTGGCTCGCTGCAAAGTTCTCGCCCTCATCAACCATCCTCGACGCCGCCATCTCGCTCTACGGCGCCCACGATGTTTCCGCCATCTCCGAACACGCCGCCCCCATCGAGGTGCTGGAGGCCTGTGCTACCGAAGCCATGGCCCAGATCGAAGACGCCCTGCAAACCGGCCAGCGGCGCATCGTGTTCGTCTCGGGCGCGCCCGGCGCAGGCAAGACCCTTGTGGGGCTCAAGCTGGCCTTCAGCGCCCAGCTTCGCGAGCAGTCTGTGTTCGTCACCGGCAACGCCCCCCTCGTCGATGTGCTTTGCCACGCCCTGCAGGGCTCGTACAAGCGGGCCTCGCGTCGCGCTGGCATCAGCGGCTATGCCAAGGAGCAGGCCCGGCACGTGCTGGGCAACGCCACCTTCAAGATCGTCAAAGCCCACAACTACCTGGGCGACCGCGGCCGTCACCTCGACACCGCCCAAGAGCGCGTGGTCATCTTCGACGAAGCCCAGCGCACCTACGAGAAGGGCCGCACCGTGCTTCGTCAGCGCCTGGCCAACCACGAAGCCGACCTGATCCTCGAAAGCCTGGAACAATCGTTTCCTGGCGGCACCGTCGTGGTCGCCTTGCTGGGACACAACCAAGCCATCAACAGCGGCGAACGTGGCGCCGTGGCCTGGTTGGAAGCCGCCGCCCGTCGCCACTGGCAGTTCGCCATAGGCGAAGAAACTCTGGCCCTCACCGAACTGGCCTCCCACAGCCACCACGGAACCCATGCCCTTCGGCGCTCCTTGCAGCGCGGGCACCTGGCCCATTCTCTGCGCTACTACCGCAACGCCAGCGTCGAGAGGTGGGCCCACGCCGTGCTCGAAAACCAACCCACCACCGCCCGCAAGATTGCCGCCGAGCTCGATGCCCATGGCCACACCGTGTATCTGACCCGCTCGCTGGCCCACGCCAAACGATGGGCCCAAGAACGGCGTGTGGGCGCCGAACGCGCCGGCGTCATCGCCTCGGCCCAGGGCCGGCGCCTATCCGCCGTGGGCATCCACGTGCAGTACAAGCCCGACATCTCCGACTGGATGCTCACACCCAGTGGCGACGTGCGGTCCTCGAACATGCTCGAGACCGCCCAGAACCAGTACCAGATCCAGGGGTTGGAACTGGACCACACCATCGTTTGCTGGGACCTGGACCTCCGCCGCAGCCCCCAGGGCTGGCAAGCGTTCAAGATGCAAGGCACCACCTGGAAATGCGACAAAGCCCAAGACATCGCCCGCAACGGCTACCTGGTGCTGCTGACCCGCGCCCGCAAGGGCATGATCCTGGTTGTACCCGAAGGCGACGAGGGCGATCCCACGAGACCGCCCGGGGCGTACGGCGAGCTGGCGGCCTACCTGCGGGCTTGCGGGGCGGAGGAGGGCGGGCCATAG
- a CDS encoding DUF4411 family protein: protein MKKAPVYALVLDVFIDAKNAYYAFYICPDFWGWTVEAQQHDRLRSIDRSEAELHAGSPRMTSSCG from the coding sequence ATGAAGAAGGCCCCCGTCTACGCCTTGGTCTTAGATGTCTTCATCGATGCTAAGAACGCCTACTACGCGTTCTATATCTGTCCCGACTTCTGGGGCTGGACTGTGGAGGCCCAACAGCACGACCGACTGCGCAGCATCGATCGCAGCGAGGCCGAGCTTCACGCAGGCAGCCCAAGAATGACCTCGTCGTGTGGGTAA
- a CDS encoding nucleotidyl transferase AbiEii/AbiGii toxin family protein, with protein sequence MTKSPPKDIGASVRARLARLSRERGKDFQLVLTRYANERLLFRLASSRHAQRFVLKGAALFTLWTGKPHRATRDLDLAFAGDNHPGRTHAGIRRSCFPEGCLLR encoded by the coding sequence GTGACGAAGAGCCCACCCAAGGACATCGGCGCGTCGGTGCGCGCACGCCTCGCGCGCTTGTCCCGGGAGCGGGGCAAGGACTTTCAGCTCGTGCTCACGCGCTACGCGAACGAGCGCCTGCTGTTCCGCCTCGCATCGTCGCGGCACGCGCAGCGGTTCGTGCTGAAGGGCGCGGCACTGTTCACGCTCTGGACGGGCAAGCCACATCGAGCGACCCGCGACCTGGACCTCGCCTTCGCTGGCGACAACCATCCCGGTCGCACTCACGCCGGTATTCGCCGAAGCTGTTTTCCGGAGGGTTGCCTCCTCCGATAA
- a CDS encoding AbiEi antitoxin N-terminal domain-containing protein → MPPGAANKTTTLLRLARKGPVRARDLDAAAIPRAYLKRLCDRGLLEQIDRGLYRLADAPVTEQSSLAEVSKRVPHAVICLLSALQAHGMTTEVPHAVWVLIDRHARMPKVTAPALEVVRASEKALEHGVETRVIDGVKVQLTTPAKTVADCFRFRRHVGLEVALAALKDYLRKHKGSIDALVEAARADRIYSFMRPYLEALA, encoded by the coding sequence ATGCCACCCGGCGCCGCGAACAAGACCACGACCCTCCTCCGGCTCGCTCGAAAGGGGCCGGTGCGCGCTCGGGACCTCGACGCCGCCGCCATCCCGCGGGCCTACCTCAAGCGGCTCTGCGACCGCGGCCTGCTCGAGCAGATCGACCGCGGGCTCTACCGGCTCGCCGACGCGCCGGTGACCGAGCAGAGCTCGCTTGCCGAGGTGAGCAAGCGCGTCCCGCACGCGGTCATCTGCCTGCTCAGTGCGCTGCAGGCCCACGGCATGACGACTGAGGTCCCACACGCTGTCTGGGTGCTCATCGACCGGCACGCACGCATGCCCAAGGTCACCGCACCGGCGCTCGAGGTCGTCCGCGCGAGCGAGAAGGCCCTGGAGCATGGTGTCGAGACGCGCGTCATCGACGGTGTAAAGGTGCAGCTCACGACCCCCGCGAAAACCGTCGCCGACTGCTTTCGCTTCCGCCGTCACGTCGGGCTCGAGGTCGCGCTCGCGGCGCTCAAGGACTACCTGCGAAAGCACAAGGGCAGCATCGATGCGCTCGTCGAAGCCGCCCGCGCCGATCGCATCTATTCGTTCATGCGGCCGTACCTCGAGGCGCTCGCGTGA
- a CDS encoding IS66 family transposase encodes MADLAMDMAKQNADMAKQNAEMANRCDAAEEDARTKAVHIKHLVRLLYGRRSEKLTPDDLEQLSLALGVPAEDAKNDPELPAVEDPACDEIQGAEGTSKGKRKRPTHKGRTPLPPSLERIVKEIPVAEEERQCKCCGKPMTPIAPVEHETVEHVPEKLVVHVERREKLACRACQGDIATAARENMNTDVRVGNSFLAALLDGKGEDALPINRQADRFKRLGWPVSYDTLLRYWAFAADLLLAIADATVGKILDDHVVAMDDTGLMVLGNKKGDQKSRGHLWCITNTGPLTGFRFTETWSHEEIAPWIGAATGFIQVDDYKGYSAIIEHPERGEGPLIPHDRRLGCMMHVRRRFYEAFEMNDKRAARPVALIKALYEVEASAKAQDMSPDQRLCLRREKSLPILEQLYKEIESYGDAVGKTSKFAKAVRYAIAQKVFVERCFSDGHFEIDNGKTEREIRRPAVGRRNYLFTGSVKGGERLAAVYTLILSCRNLGIDTRAYLIDVLGKIRNGWPVRRLSELTPDAWAAQSRTAS; translated from the coding sequence TGAGATGGCAAACCGATGTGATGCTGCCGAGGAAGACGCGCGGACGAAGGCGGTGCACATCAAACATCTTGTGCGCCTGTTGTACGGACGGCGTAGCGAAAAGCTTACGCCTGACGACTTGGAGCAGTTGAGCCTCGCGCTCGGCGTACCCGCCGAAGATGCGAAGAATGACCCAGAGCTTCCTGCTGTCGAAGATCCCGCTTGCGATGAAATCCAGGGAGCCGAGGGAACTTCAAAGGGTAAGCGAAAAAGGCCAACGCACAAGGGACGAACGCCACTGCCGCCCAGTCTCGAGCGCATCGTGAAGGAGATTCCCGTTGCGGAGGAGGAGCGGCAGTGCAAGTGCTGTGGCAAGCCCATGACGCCGATCGCGCCTGTGGAGCACGAGACGGTGGAGCACGTGCCGGAGAAGCTCGTGGTTCACGTCGAGCGCCGGGAAAAACTTGCCTGCCGAGCTTGTCAGGGTGACATCGCTACCGCTGCTCGTGAAAACATGAACACTGATGTCCGAGTCGGCAATTCCTTCCTCGCCGCGCTCCTCGACGGCAAGGGTGAAGATGCGCTGCCCATCAATCGGCAGGCCGATCGCTTCAAACGCCTTGGCTGGCCGGTTTCCTACGATACCCTCCTGCGTTACTGGGCCTTCGCTGCGGATCTTCTGCTCGCGATCGCCGACGCAACCGTCGGAAAGATTCTCGACGACCACGTGGTCGCGATGGACGACACCGGGCTCATGGTCCTCGGCAACAAGAAGGGTGACCAAAAGTCGCGCGGGCATCTTTGGTGCATCACGAACACAGGTCCACTGACTGGTTTCCGGTTCACTGAGACATGGAGCCACGAGGAGATCGCGCCGTGGATCGGCGCGGCGACGGGCTTCATCCAGGTGGACGACTACAAAGGCTACAGCGCCATCATAGAGCATCCCGAACGTGGAGAAGGACCTCTGATCCCACACGACAGGCGCTTGGGCTGCATGATGCACGTGAGACGCCGCTTTTACGAGGCGTTCGAGATGAACGACAAACGTGCTGCGCGGCCAGTGGCGTTGATCAAGGCGCTCTACGAGGTCGAAGCCTCTGCAAAAGCGCAGGACATGTCGCCAGACCAACGCCTCTGTCTCCGACGCGAAAAGTCCTTGCCCATTCTCGAGCAGCTTTACAAGGAGATCGAGAGCTACGGCGATGCCGTTGGCAAGACGTCGAAGTTTGCCAAGGCGGTTCGCTACGCCATTGCTCAGAAGGTCTTCGTCGAACGATGCTTCTCTGATGGTCACTTCGAGATCGACAACGGCAAGACCGAGCGCGAGATCCGGCGGCCCGCGGTTGGTCGCCGCAACTATCTGTTCACTGGATCGGTCAAAGGCGGCGAGCGACTCGCGGCGGTGTACACGCTGATCTTGTCCTGCCGGAACCTGGGCATCGACACTCGCGCGTACCTCATCGACGTACTCGGAAAGATCCGCAACGGCTGGCCGGTACGCCGACTCAGCGAGCTGACCCCGGACGCCTGGGCGGCACAGTCCCGCACTGCCAGCTGA